tattttcattgattCAATCGACATAGTAGTTAATCTTGTTGTGGCTGCTCTTCTGTTTCCGTGAACCCTAGAGAACAATTGGCGTCACAACCCTCTCCTCCTTCCTCTGTCTCCCCTCTAATGGACGCATATAAAAACCCAGGTGATATTTCGCTCTATTCTTCAGTTTCGATTTTGAATTGCAGATAGGTGACGGGTTGTTCATCATCCTCTTAATTGCTATAACTTTAATTGCTACTTGTCTGGATCATTAGATGATCAATACTCCATAGATTAGACACTCTTAGGGCTAATTTCATTGTTTGGTGGCTTATTAGATTCATTGATTCAATAGACTACATGGTAGAAGTTAATCTTGTTGTGtgatgaataaataatttcaggAGAAGGGCTTGGCCAAATGAGTCTCTTTACTCCGAGGTACACCGGTGATGACTTGAGCGACATACACGGTGATGAAGAGCTACGTTCTCTCAGCCGCCAGCTCGAGTTCTTGCAATTTAGATATCAAGCTCGAGTGGTAAATTCAATTAACTAAgccaaacacacacacacacacacacacccctGATATTATAATCATAGTCAATTTAActtttgttgtgatattttattctaggCGCATCTCATGGAGatgaagaatcaagaaaaaacggagatgaagaatcaagaaaaaacagagatgaaaaatcaagaaaaaacgGTAAATGATTTACTTAAACATCAGATCAATTTCTTTGTGCATTAaggcaaaaaagaaatatatacaGTATGTGAGTGATGGATTTCTTGGTTGATTCTAAAGGTAGAAGATGGGCTGTAGTTGTTGCAAATTGACATTGAATAGTTGtgtttatatatgtagttAGTTTGTACTTAGGAAATggcttttcttctttttatttaattactactacgaCTACTTATTTGGCTCATCAATAGAATAGAATAAATTCATGTCTCATGCAATTCTTggcaataattttattgagcCTGAACTTTAGTTTATGATGGCATGattaaatggaaaatttaCAAATCCATTGTTTGATGGATAATTATTTCCGTTAcatgagtaatatttttatgttggtTTTCATTCAGCAGCATGTGGAGGGCGGTTTACACTTCACTGTGCTTTGGTCTACCACCAAAGGTACTATGCACTGTCATAGTTTCGACGAGTTGGGCTTGAAGGATTGTAGTGATCGAGATCTTGTAATATCCGGATTTGAAAGAAAACTGGAACCCAATCCTTTTTGTGTGGGATTTTTCTGTGTGGGTGATACCTTGTTTATGGCTGGGGGCATGATTAATATtagagatgaagaagaagataaagaaaagTCTGAACCAACAAACTGTTTGTGGTCTGCTGTGCCACCAACTGATGGTTCTCTATGTGAGTCTTGGACACTTTGCCCCGCTACTATGAAGGTAAAGCGGTCCCACCCCATTCTAGTCCCGTTACGTGATGGCAGGATATTCATCTGCGGGGGCACAGCTGAACGAGAAGGTTGGGCTGAGTTGTACGACCCGGAGAAAGGAGAGTTGGATGCTAAGAACTTGACTGTTTCCATGGGTGAGTGTCCCTGTCCACTCACTGCCCTTGACTTGTATGATCCGGAGAACGGAGAGGACTTGCCTGTTCCCACTCCCATGAGTATGTGTCCCTGTGCAATCTCTTGCTTTCAGTGGACCGATGAAGTTGTCATGATATACTATCACCACTTGCTCTATGGCAGAGGAATGGGATGTGCCGTAGATTGTAAACCATCTCTCCTCTCTTACAACATTGCTCAAGACAAATGGGCTATATTTGCAGAAAACATCCCTCCGCCGTTGCATGGTCGTGGCATGGGATATAGGAACCTTGTATATGTGGGGGGCGACATTCTATTCATTATCGACTATTCATGTGTTTGGTTCGTGTACGATCTATCCTCCAAAAAGAAGGTGGGGGAAGTGTTCGTGAAGGCGAGGCCTAGGGGTCGGAATGTGCAAGTGGTGGAAGCTTTCTATACCGGCAACAAAGATATTAAAAGTAGTAGCTGGGTCTTCTACGTGTTCATGCGTATGGCTGGTAACCGCCACTGTGATCTTGAATATGCCAAGGTCGAAGTCGTCCAAGGCAAGGGCGGGGATTACATTTCTACAGTTCTAATGAAGGGTGTCCTGAAAATCGGTTCTTTTAGTGACATTTATATGTAAGCCCgttgatttgaatttattttgataattagttatgtTCTTAAATGTGGTGATATGTTCATTTTTGTATGCAGATTCGCCGAGAAGGACAGGAAAGGGAAAGAGAAGATAGAGATGCTGGAGACATGAATCTTATCATGCTGCattatgtttaaattattttcgcttTTGTAGTGGtatgtaagtgttattttgaAAACCTCCCTCCACCATAACCATCTCAATGTTTCTTGTGTGTCCTATTCTAACTTATACTTTTAAAACTGTCTGGCGTATTTATATTTCTGCTCTACCCTTTATTGTCTTTCATTtccaattttgcatttaagCATACTATAAAAAATCTAGCATAgcatagaaaaaaatattaaagaaaccATCTTATTTAGATAATTGGGTAACAAAGATgatagtactttttttatagatTGGACtagtttgaactttgaacaatgccaaattacaaaatactttaaatttatttaaatatgttttgtattctcaatataaaaattaaaggacCTACTAAGGAGTAAAAGGAATTGTGCGATAATCTAATGAaaactattattataaaaatataaggcTGTAAAGAAAGTGTTTTGTCTTgttattatgaaatttgtgATTATTTGTCATACCCAATTTGACTATCTCATTCTAAAAACCAAATCTTGGGGTCGATTTTTAAAATCGATCCATCAGTTTTTAGATATTCCGAATTTTAGTACCGTTTACCAAAatacttttactatttatccTAAATCTTAGGTTTGTGGATTAATTGCTGGTTCTATTCATGGATTTTTGATTTGTGGATACATTTgtgttgatgatgttgttgatGTTATAAAAAGTGTGAAATATAGGGGAAAAGAGAGAGGTCTTGGCGTTTCACTTCTTGTAACCTCCAAATGTTTACGAGGTGCATTCATGCAAGACCTCTCATATGTTCACTCTTATCCTATAAATAAGTGTGGTTTTGAGAGTTGAAAACACGAACAAAaatcattctctcttctcccTACCTTTCTACATCATAGTTCGCATATAGGAGCATTGCATAGGTCGATTCTCTGAACTCTATCAAGTTCGTCGGTGCCTAGCGtgtttgaggtgcttctacacgctaggaggaagtcgttttaAATTTGGGGGCAATAAGTCATTCCGTGAGCGCTAGCCGGggcgtaatttgtcttgcgaaAAGAGGGTTTCCCTCGACTCGACTTAgtttggtttgttttattatttccgttgtaattttcattccacttattgttgttattttcctttcgattgtaatagttagagtacctTCTATACACGGCTTGAGAATTTTATCCCACTATTTTCTAACAATCGCAAGACAAATTATTGTACTCTTCGAAGACAGGATTATACCAATCGAAGTTGGAGGAAACATGAGCTCCAGAGCTGGAATGAAGAAACGAACAGTTGCAATGTTCATGGGCTACGAAATGGTTAATTCCTTGAGATCTATTCTCTTGAGAATTGTGTTTATCGTTTGTCATTTGACAAGCAAGACCAGTTTTGACTTGGTAGTAATAATTGGGATGCATGTGGTGTTAAATATACCAATGCACATATGGTTCAAGATAATTGTATTCCTATTGATGAAGACAATATTGTGCAAATTATTTGAACGTAttgttataaacaacaaagatcACGAGGTGGTCGCAATGGTCTCCGACGTGAACCATGGTAACAATCCAAATGAATGGTTTGTTAATATGGGTGCCACATGTCATGTGTGCTCCAAGAGAAGTGTTTTTTCTACTTACAAATCAGTTGGAGGTAGAAAAGTACGCATGGGACACCAAGTCTCTTCTGAGGTCGTTGGTGTGGATAATGTGTTCCTAAAATTAGGATCTGGAAAGGTTCTTACCCTCAATGATGTGCTGCATGTCCCATACATCCGAAATAATTTGGTGTCAGGCTCACTTCTAGTAAATCATGGATATTCACTAGAATTTGAGTGCGAAAATGTTATATTGACCAAGAATGGAAAATTCATAGATGAAGGCCACCTAGTGAATGGGCTTTTTGAGCTGATGTTATGGTCATTCATCGTGGAAAAGGATTAATCAATAAGGAAGATGACACATCCTCTAATTTGCTTGAGAGCTCTGATTTATGGCATAATAGATTGGGACATGTAAATCTAAATgctataaaaagattagtaaatcttaattaactAAAAGTTGATAAGGTTAACTTACAAGAAAGATATGAAGTGTGTGGTTGAAGCCAAATTTGCTAAGCTGTCGTTCCATAGTGCGGAGTACAAAACCTCTTGAGTTGGTCCATACAGACGTatgtgatttgaaatttgtgcAAGCAagaggtggtaaaaagtatttcatcacgtttatagatgattgcacAAGATATTGTTACCTTTACttattaagaagtaaagatgaggcaattgaagcgtttaaagacttcaaaaatgaagccgaaaatcaacttaattgtcGAATTAAGTGTGTTCGAAGTGATAGAGTGATGAGTATGTAGCGCCGTTTGCAGAATCATGCCATGCTagtggtataattcaccaaaccaCGGCTCCATATTCTCCTCAGTCGAATGGTGTTGCTGAATGCAAAAATCGAACACTTAAAGAGATAATGAATGCTCTGTTGATTAATTCAGGTTTACCCCAGAACATGTGGGGGGAAGCTGTGTTAACGGCGAAATTATATCTTGAACAAGATTCCACTAAAAAATGGGGATGTGACTCCttatgagttgtggaaaggGAAGAAACCTTCGTATTCATACCTTAAAGTGTGGGGGTGCTTAGCGAAGGTAGAAGTGCCACCTCCGAAGCAAGTTGCAATAGGCCCTAAAACAGTCGATTGCATCTTTATTGGACATGCACTTAATAGTAGTGCCTATCGTTTCCTAGTCCATAGCTCAGCTGTGCTTGGTGTGGCTGAAGGAACAACAATAGAGTCAAGGAATACCAtattctttgagaatgtttACCCTTACAAGAGGCAGGAGGATCGTTCTAATGAAAGAATGATGGATGAATCCACTAATTCTAATCCTCCAAAAAGGACAAGGTCAAAACCTAAGGATGTAGAACCAAGACGTGGTAAAAGAGTCAAAATTGTTAAGGCTTTTGGTCCCGACTTCACAACTTTTATGTTAGATGACGAACCAAAGTCATTGGCGGAAGCACTGTCTAGCCAGATGCGTCATTCTGGCAAGAAGCGATCAATAgtgaaattgaatcaattatgaaaaataacacatggGTGTTAGTAGACTTGCCAAAAGGCTGTAAGACCTTAGGGTGCAAGTGGATCCTGAGAAGGAATATAAAACTGATGGTACTATTGAAAAGTACAGAGCATGCCTAGTTGTGAAAGACTTTAAGCAACAAGAAGTATATGACTTCTTCGACACGTATTCACCTGCTACGAGAATCACTTCCATTCGGATGCTTCTTGCAATTGCTGCTATGCATAATCTTGAGATTCACCAAATGAATGTGAAAACTGCCTTTCTGAATGGTGAATTGGAGGAAGAAATTTATATGGAACAAGCTGAAGGGTTTGTAGTACCGGGCCAAGAAAGGAAGGCATGCAAACTAGTGAGGTCTCTATATGGATTAAAACAAGCGCTTTTGCAATGACACTTGAAGTTTGATAATGTGATGTTGTCAAATGGGTTCACTATCAATGAGTGTGATAAGTGTGTTTACATTAAGAACACAGATAACGGTTTTGTTATTGTGTGTctttatgttgatgatatgttgataATGGGCAGCAATAGTACCATTATTAACGAGACAAACACCatgttgaaaagaaattttgacatgaaagatATGGATTTAGCTGATGTGATTCTCGGAATcaagattaaaagaaatcttGAGGGAATTGATTTGACACAATCTCATTACATTGAGAAAATGCTTAAGAAGTTTCACTCATTTGATTGTGAGCCAGCTAAGACTCCATTGGAACACAACGTGCATTTGAGTAAGCACACGGATGAGCCTGTAGCTCAAGAAGAATACGCAAAGATCATAGGGAGTTTGATATTTATCACAAACTGTACCCGACCAGATCTTGCGTGTACGGTGAATAAGTTGAGCCAGTTTACGAGCAACCCAAGCAAGGAACAGTGGAAAGCTCTGCGTAGGGTTTTGAGATACTTGAAGTATACTCTTAACTTTGAGCTGCAGTACACAAACTATCTCCAAGTACTTGAACGGTGTTGTGATGCAAATTGGATCtctgattaaaaaaaaaagattcatTTTCGACGAGTGGGTATGTGTTCATTGTGGGGGGTAGAGCTGTTTCGTGGAAGTCAACGAAACAGACGTGTATAGCTCGATCCACCATGGAAACCGAGTTTATCGCTTTAGACAACCACAGGGGAAAAAGCCGAGTGACTTAGAAACTTCCTAGAAGATATTTCATGTTGGAAGAAGCTGCACCCAGCACACTGTGATAGCCAAGCGACTATAGCAAGAATACATAGTGGCTTATACAATGGTAAGTCTCGACATATTCATCGGCGACATAATACCGTAAGGCAGTTGATCACAAGTGGTGTTATCGCAGTTGACTATGTAAGGTCAGTGGAT
The nucleotide sequence above comes from Salvia hispanica cultivar TCC Black 2014 chromosome 5, UniMelb_Shisp_WGS_1.0, whole genome shotgun sequence. Encoded proteins:
- the LOC125189062 gene encoding uncharacterized protein LOC125189062 isoform X2: MASQRKRSKMLEPSSAAGDFRPPIQDRNKQPKIRTKSPEREQLASQPSPPSSVSPLMDAYKNPGEGLGQMSLFTPRYTGDDLSDIHGDEELRSLSRQLEFLQFRYQARVAHLMEMKNQEKTEMKNQEKTEMKNQEKTHVEGGLHFTVLWSTTKGTMHCHSFDELGLKDCSDRDLVISGFERKLEPNPFCVGFFCVGDTLFMAGGMINIRDEEEDKEKSEPTNCLWSAVPPTDGSLCESWTLCPATMKVKRSHPILVPLRDGRIFICGGTAEREGWAELYDPEKGELDAKNLTVSMGECPCPLTALDLYDPENGEDLPVPTPMSMCPCAISCFQWTDEVVMIYYHHLLYGRGMGCAVDCKPSLLSYNIAQDKWAIFAENIPPPLHGRGMGYRNLVYVGGDILFIIDYSCVWFVYDLSSKKKVGEVFVKARPRGRNVQVVEAFYTGNKDIKSSSWVFYVFMRMAGNRHCDLEYAKVEVVQGKGGDYISTVLMKGVLKIGSFSDIYIFAEKDRKGKEKIEMLET
- the LOC125189062 gene encoding uncharacterized protein LOC125189062 isoform X1, which encodes MASQRKRSKMLEPSSAAGDFRPPIQDRNKQPKIRTKSPEREQLASQPSPPSSVSPLMDAYKNPGEGLGQMSLFTPRYTGDDLSDIHGDEELRSLSRQLEFLQFRYQARVAHLMEMKNQEKTEMKNQEKTEMKNQEKTQHVEGGLHFTVLWSTTKGTMHCHSFDELGLKDCSDRDLVISGFERKLEPNPFCVGFFCVGDTLFMAGGMINIRDEEEDKEKSEPTNCLWSAVPPTDGSLCESWTLCPATMKVKRSHPILVPLRDGRIFICGGTAEREGWAELYDPEKGELDAKNLTVSMGECPCPLTALDLYDPENGEDLPVPTPMSMCPCAISCFQWTDEVVMIYYHHLLYGRGMGCAVDCKPSLLSYNIAQDKWAIFAENIPPPLHGRGMGYRNLVYVGGDILFIIDYSCVWFVYDLSSKKKVGEVFVKARPRGRNVQVVEAFYTGNKDIKSSSWVFYVFMRMAGNRHCDLEYAKVEVVQGKGGDYISTVLMKGVLKIGSFSDIYIFAEKDRKGKEKIEMLET